The stretch of DNA ATTTTACTGGCTCGCACCAAATATACCAAAGTCGGTACGAAGGTGAGGCCAAGAAATAGCGGTAAAAACCACTCTCCCAAACCGTTCGATTTCTCTAAAGCAACTGAAATAGTCTCATAAATTAGCAAGAAAAAAATAAAACTAATAAACAGGTTAAGCACCCGAATAAAACGACTTGCCAATTGATATTGTTGTGCTTTATTATCGTCGGTAATGGTACAGGATAATTATAGAGATGCGGTTTTTTACTCAGAAAATTGAGACCAATAAAAAGAATAATTTGTATCAACACCAAAATATAGAGCGTGTATTTTTCTCCAACACCATCAACTTCACCACGCGCATTGAAATGAATCGGAATTGTTGTTGGTAATTGTTGATAATTAATAAATAAAAAAACAACCGATACTATTATCACAATATACGTTATAATTTCTATCAAAAAATCATAATATGTTTTCTGTAGCTGCTCCATGGCTTTTCTTTAAATGAATCCATAAGTACCCACCAAAATATGGGTGCTTTCGTAAATATATATTTTTTTCTCTCGAGATTTATATTGAATATTTTTATTTGATAAAAACTTTTGGTAGAAAGTGTTTTTTTACCGGAATTTCTAAAGCTGTTAACAAAGGTATATAATCTTTTACATTCCCCCAAGCACCATATTTTTGGGTGTCGAGAAAATATTTTACAGCTTTAACATTTTTTAGTTCATTACAAGAATTTACAAAATAATTAATTTGCTCGAAATTATTTACATTTTGATTGCATTTGATAAATATTTTTATGGAATGTGCATTCTTAGTTAATATGTTCAATTGATGCAAAGTTTCGATAAAATAATCGGTATCGCTTTCTTTTTTAAAAAACTCATAATTTGCAACATACAATAAAATACAAGATTCTTTTTCAATTGCCTCTAGAAATCTTTTTCCTCTTTTGCTCATTTTATTACGATCGGTCGAGGAATCAATTAAATTCTTTTCATGAAAAAACTCTACATAAGGATAATTTTCAGAAATAATATGTTGTCTTTCGTTCTTGGTCAAATTGCATAAAAAATCAGAAAAATTTGTTTCTATCATCTTATTGACATATTCAACTCCCTTTTTCGAATTGCAAAAAAGCCAATCAAAAACAATCGATTGTTTCCTTAAATTCAAAGCGTTTAGAATATACGCAGCATGACAATCACTGCCAATAGGAATAATATTTTTTTGGCAATAAAAACGATTATAAATATGTAAATATCTATTCTTCTCGTTGAGTCGCAACAATTTAATTTTCATTGTCTAAAGTTTTTTATTGGCATTATTTTTTTTACAGTGTTTGCCCATATATTTGTATCCAATCTTTAACCGTAAATTTTTGGGTTAATTTAGCAATTAAATCGTTAGGAATTTTTTTTATTTTTTTTGAATCGGACCCTATTTATTTGCTTTTTTATCAATCACTAAAGACGAATTTCCTTTTTGCATTCCTCGAATTACAGGATAATAATCTCTATTTTGTATCAAATTATTGTTTTAAGTATGAGTATTGGTTTCAGAGAAAACATTGATGATGACTACACCAACGATGATGAAGAGTATACCCAAAACAGCCGGGAAATCTAGTTTTTCTTTGTAGACAAAAAAGCCAATCAAAGAAATGAAAATAATTCCTACGGCAGACCAAATTGCATACGCAATACCTATCGGAATCCCTTTGAGTGCCAATGAAAGCAAATAAAATGAAAGTCCCATAAAAACAACAAATAGAACCGACGGAAATGGCTTGGTAAAATTTTCGGTTTTCTTCAATATAGAAGTGGCAAAGGTTTCGAACAAAATTGCACTGGCAAGATAAAGGAAGCTTTTCATGGTATAAATTTTACTTTTACAGAACTGCAAA from Weeksella virosa DSM 16922 encodes:
- a CDS encoding DUF1648 domain-containing protein encodes the protein MEQLQKTYYDFLIEIITYIVIIVSVVFLFINYQQLPTTIPIHFNARGEVDGVGEKYTLYILVLIQIILFIGLNFLSKKPHLYNYPVPLPTIIKHNNINWQVVLFGCLTCLLVLFFSC
- a CDS encoding DUF1796 family putative cysteine peptidase, whose protein sequence is MKIKLLRLNEKNRYLHIYNRFYCQKNIIPIGSDCHAAYILNALNLRKQSIVFDWLFCNSKKGVEYVNKMIETNFSDFLCNLTKNERQHIISENYPYVEFFHEKNLIDSSTDRNKMSKRGKRFLEAIEKESCILLYVANYEFFKKESDTDYFIETLHQLNILTKNAHSIKIFIKCNQNVNNFEQINYFVNSCNELKNVKAVKYFLDTQKYGAWGNVKDYIPLLTALEIPVKKHFLPKVFIK
- a CDS encoding DMT family transporter, whose translation is MKSFLYLASAILFETFATSILKKTENFTKPFPSVLFVVFMGLSFYLLSLALKGIPIGIAYAIWSAVGIIFISLIGFFVYKEKLDFPAVLGILFIIVGVVIINVFSETNTHT